The proteins below come from a single Myxocyprinus asiaticus isolate MX2 ecotype Aquarium Trade chromosome 28, UBuf_Myxa_2, whole genome shotgun sequence genomic window:
- the LOC127418677 gene encoding chitotriosidase-1-like, with product MQLNRALLILCLVISVDAQREHRVTCFLDALTHHTREGLCTHIVVPTASSDDRLHLQSLSEDEYATLSKMQERNPTLKILLGLEVKTSRLELMSANESSVENFMHTALRYLKEKNLDGLDLTWLDDPVSEHSSKSTELFMNFLKSLRGEIEKKTRLSGNQSLLLSVSVPDHTDHSSAVRYDERTLSQYVDYISLLPAHLEKDGPYINKTVQHWQDQQVDLQKLNLAMPAFLRRSRRRHHHRDQPRNDDLNTKEEKKDHIHGVSLMLASQVCQAIKSGQEQFLTLTSLSDEQSLVEEVSWLYEKGYGGVGIVFIDIDGFGNTICADSTQDERAIVESKVVVHSHHEHRGHGDQHHRRDHHHSHREHHHSPNPSYVLDDGHHHRGHHRHGHHGHPHHGHHRHGHRHHGHRHHGHHHHHHHPHPHPTTPQSIMATEGQQGLE from the exons ATGCAACTCAACAGAG CTCTGCTCATCCTGTGCCTGGTGATTTCAGTGG ATGCACAAAGGGAGCACAGAGTGACCTGCTTTCTGGATGCTTTAACACACCACACACGTGAGGGTCTGTGCACTCATATCGTCGTCCCCACGGCCTCTTCTGATGATAGACTCCATCTTCAAAGCTTGTCAGAGGATGAATATGCAACTCTTAGTAAGATGCAGGAGAG AAATCCAACGCTGAAGATTTTGCTTGGATTGGAAGTCAAAACATCAAG GTTGGAGCTGATGTCTGCTAATGAGTCCAGCGTTGAGAATTTCATGCACACTGCACTTAGATACTTAAAGGAGAAGAATTTAGATGGACTGGACTTGACCTGGCTGGACGACCCTGTTTCTGAGCATTCTAGCAAAAGCACAGAGCTGTTCATGAATTTTCTCAAG AGTCTAAGAGGAGAAATCGaaaaaaagacacgtctttctgGTAACCAGTCTCTACTTCTCTCCGTGTCTGTACCAGACCACACCGACCACAGTAGTGCGGTCAGATATGATGAGCGAACACTTTCACA GTATGTGGACTATATCTCCCTTCTGCCTGCTCATCTTGAAAAGGATGGACCATACATT AACAAAACAGTGCAACACTGGCAGGATCAGCAGGTTGACCTGCAAAAGTTGAATCTAGCCATGCCTGCTTTTCTTCGAAGGTCACGTAGGAGGCATCACCATAGGGACCAGCCAAGAAATGATGACTTGAATACaaaggaagaaaagaaagatCACATCCATGGAGTGAGCTTAATGCTGGCCAGTCAG GTGTGCCAGGCCATTAAAAGTGGACAAGAGCAGTTTCTTACTTTGACAAGTCTCTCAGATGAGCAAAGTCTTGTCGAGGAG GTGTCATGGTTGTACGAGAAAGGCTATGGTGGTGTAGGGATCGTCTTCATTGATATAGATGGCTTTGGTAACACCATATGTGCCGACAGCACTCAGGATGAAAGGGCGATAGTTGAATCAAAGGTGGTTGTGCATTCACATCATGAACACAGAGGTCATGGTGATCAACATCACAGAAGGGATCATCACCATAGCCATAGGGAACACCATCACTCTCCCAATCCTTCTTATGTCCTTGATGATGGTCACCATCATCGTGGCCATCATCGCCATGGTCACCATGGTCACCCTCACCATGGTCATCACCGTCATGGTCATCGACATCATGGCCATCGACACCATggtcatcatcaccatcatcatcacccTCACCCCCATCCAACAACTCCTCAAAGCATTATGGCCACAGAGGGACAACAGGGTTTGGAGTGA